In one window of Atribacterota bacterium DNA:
- a CDS encoding GNAT family N-acetyltransferase, which produces MEYSINKIRFKDWSQIKKIYLEGINTGNATFETKAPSWEEWDANHIKSCRLAARKKDKVYGWAALSPVSRRSVYSGVAEISIYVGKDYQGKGVGNALLKKLIKTSEDNNFWTLQSTIFLENKDSIALHEKCGFRIIGIREKIGKMKDGTWRDVFLMERRSKLQF; this is translated from the coding sequence ATGGAATATTCAATAAATAAAATTCGGTTTAAGGATTGGAGTCAGATTAAAAAAATTTATTTAGAAGGAATTAATACCGGCAATGCAACCTTTGAAACAAAAGCTCCCAGCTGGGAAGAATGGGATGCAAATCATATTAAATCCTGTAGATTAGCAGCAAGGAAGAAGGACAAAGTATATGGTTGGGCAGCTTTAAGCCCTGTTTCCAGGAGAAGTGTTTATTCCGGAGTTGCTGAGATTAGTATATATGTAGGTAAGGATTATCAAGGTAAAGGTGTTGGTAATGCTTTGTTGAAAAAATTAATTAAAACATCTGAAGATAATAACTTCTGGACTTTGCAATCCACAATTTTTTTAGAAAACAAGGATAGTATAGCTCTCCATGAAAAATGCGGTTTTAGAATAATTGGAATCAGGGAAAAGATTGGTAAAATGAAAGATGGTACATGGAGAGACGTGTTTTTAATGGAAAGACGAAGCAAGTTACAATTCTAA
- the hflX gene encoding GTPase HflX, with protein MLRKEKVFLIGVNINKQYHFDESMNELKNLALACNYKVVGHAEQNLKCINNSFYIGSGKIEELKLLANDKEADILIFNNELSPSQLRNLVRALEYRIMDRTSLILEIFSRRAKTREAKLQVEMAKMQYMLPRLVGLNESLAQQSGGVGTKTRGPGEKALELDRRQLERKIYELNKELDSISNERQIQRKKRSKSKLPTVALVGYTNSGKSTLMNALLGMSGKPESKKVIEKDMLFATLDTSVRKIKLPGSRDFLLSDTVGFVNDLPHSLVKAFRSTLEEVRMADLILHIVDISDPDYEQQIKVTDNTLQEIGTENVPVIYVYNKIDLIPEYSMQTISNKVFISARKKIGLDNLLERINQEINKEYIKCRMLIPYSQGNLLSYLNGNTYIKSIIHKNKGTLLNLECQKSDYERFKQFVC; from the coding sequence ATGCTACGAAAAGAAAAAGTCTTTTTAATAGGAGTAAATATAAATAAACAATATCATTTTGATGAGTCAATGAATGAACTTAAGAATCTTGCTCTTGCTTGTAATTATAAAGTTGTAGGTCATGCTGAACAAAACTTAAAATGCATTAACAATTCTTTCTATATAGGGTCTGGAAAAATAGAAGAGTTGAAACTTTTGGCCAATGATAAGGAAGCAGATATATTGATATTTAACAATGAACTTTCACCTTCACAACTCAGAAATCTGGTTAGAGCACTGGAGTATAGAATCATGGACAGGACTTCTCTTATCTTAGAAATATTTTCCCGAAGGGCAAAGACAAGAGAAGCTAAACTGCAGGTGGAAATGGCTAAAATGCAGTATATGCTTCCAAGATTAGTAGGACTCAATGAATCATTAGCCCAACAAAGCGGAGGAGTAGGAACTAAAACCAGAGGACCTGGAGAGAAGGCATTAGAATTAGATAGAAGGCAGTTGGAGAGGAAGATATACGAGTTGAATAAAGAACTGGACTCTATTAGTAATGAGCGTCAAATTCAGCGCAAAAAGAGAAGCAAAAGTAAGTTACCCACTGTAGCCTTAGTGGGTTATACTAATTCTGGTAAATCTACTTTGATGAATGCCTTATTAGGGATGTCTGGAAAGCCAGAATCTAAAAAGGTAATAGAAAAAGACATGCTATTTGCTACTTTGGATACCTCAGTTAGAAAAATTAAATTGCCCGGAAGCAGGGATTTCCTTTTATCAGATACGGTTGGTTTTGTTAATGATTTACCACATAGTTTAGTCAAAGCTTTCCGATCGACTCTGGAAGAGGTAAGAATGGCTGATTTAATATTACATATTGTTGATATTTCTGATCCTGACTATGAGCAACAAATTAAAGTAACCGATAACACTTTGCAGGAAATTGGAACTGAAAATGTTCCTGTCATATATGTATATAACAAGATAGATTTAATTCCGGAATATAGTATGCAGACTATTAGTAATAAAGTATTTATTTCTGCGAGAAAAAAGATTGGACTGGATAATTTATTAGAGCGAATAAACCAGGAAATTAATAAAGAGTATATTAAATGCCGTATGCTTATTCCCTATAGTCAGGGTAATTTATTGTCATATTTAAATGGCAATACCTATATAAAATCGATTATTCATAAAAACAAAGGAACACTATTAAACTTAGAATGTCAGAAAAGTGATTATGAGCGATTCAAACAATTTGTCTGCTGA